In Stutzerimonas stutzeri, a genomic segment contains:
- a CDS encoding DUF72 domain-containing protein: MAAIHIGISGWRYAPWRGDFYPKGLTQKNELRFASRAVNSIEINGSFYALQRPELYAAWYDDTPQGFVFSVKAPRYITHVLRLRDVEKPIANFLASGVLALKDKLGPMLWQFPPSLKFDAELFETFLGLLPHDTEAALEMAKGCEARMDDRSYLQIDRKRRLRHALEIRNQSFVDPAFVALLRKYKVALVVADTAGKWPYREDLTSDFVYIRLHGAEELYTSGYSEEALDNWCQRITLWNQGRQPDDAHLITDDKPASRKAREVYCYFDNDVKVRAPYDARQLLRRLGLEENLETTPGHLEGALA, from the coding sequence ATGGCGGCCATCCATATCGGAATTTCGGGCTGGCGCTACGCACCCTGGCGAGGCGATTTCTATCCCAAGGGCCTTACCCAGAAGAACGAACTCAGATTCGCCTCGCGTGCGGTCAACAGCATCGAGATCAACGGCTCCTTCTACGCGCTCCAGCGCCCTGAACTGTACGCCGCCTGGTACGACGACACCCCGCAGGGCTTCGTCTTCAGCGTCAAGGCGCCGCGCTACATCACGCATGTCCTGCGCTTGCGCGATGTGGAGAAGCCCATCGCCAACTTCCTCGCCTCCGGCGTACTGGCACTCAAGGACAAGCTCGGGCCGATGCTCTGGCAATTTCCCCCTTCGCTCAAGTTCGACGCCGAGCTGTTCGAAACCTTTCTCGGATTACTGCCACACGACACCGAGGCCGCGCTGGAAATGGCCAAAGGATGCGAGGCGCGAATGGACGACCGCAGTTATCTGCAGATCGACCGCAAGCGCCGGCTGCGCCACGCCTTGGAGATTCGCAATCAAAGCTTCGTCGACCCCGCGTTCGTTGCGCTGCTGCGCAAGTACAAGGTCGCTCTGGTGGTGGCCGACACTGCCGGCAAATGGCCCTACCGTGAAGACCTCACCAGCGATTTCGTCTATATCCGCCTGCACGGCGCCGAGGAGCTATACACCAGCGGCTACAGCGAAGAAGCGCTGGACAACTGGTGCCAGCGCATCACGCTCTGGAACCAAGGCCGGCAACCCGACGACGCCCACCTCATTACCGACGACAAGCCCGCGTCACGCAAGGCACGGGAGGTGTACTGCTATTTCGACAACGACGTGAAGGTCCGAGCGCCCTACGATGCGCGACAGTTGTTGCGCCGGCTCGGACTGGAGGAAAACCTGGAGACCACTCCGGGCCACCTGGAAGGAGCATTGGCTTGA